The proteins below come from a single Acidimicrobiia bacterium genomic window:
- a CDS encoding acyl-CoA dehydrogenase family protein, producing MDFSFGEEQQAVRDLAEQIFAGHATVERVKEVERSDERVDRALWQALADANLLGIALPEDTGGSGFGIVELCLLLEQQGRAVAPVPLWPTLVLGALPVAQFGSPEQRERILPGVVAGDTILTAALSEPGANDPFSPAAVASRSGDGWRLDGRKPSVPAGHVARWMLVPALMEDEPGAVGVFLVDARGRGVDVTPAVTTNRERVAHLKLTAAPAEILGGDDARDGTTVLEWVVDRALVGLCALQVGVAETAVRMAAEYTSNRHQFGKPLSTFQGVALKAADAYIDTEAMRVTMWQAAWKLSEGMDATREVLVAKWWASDAGQRVVHTTQHLHGGLGADVDYPIHRYFLWGKQIEDTLGGASVTLARLGRTIAATGA from the coding sequence GTGGATTTCAGCTTCGGCGAAGAGCAGCAGGCGGTACGTGACCTCGCGGAGCAGATCTTCGCAGGGCACGCGACCGTCGAGCGCGTGAAGGAGGTCGAGCGCAGCGACGAGCGTGTCGACCGAGCGTTGTGGCAGGCGCTCGCCGACGCGAACCTGCTCGGCATCGCGCTCCCGGAGGACACCGGGGGCAGCGGGTTCGGGATCGTCGAGCTGTGCCTGCTCCTCGAGCAGCAGGGTCGGGCCGTCGCGCCCGTCCCGCTGTGGCCCACGCTCGTACTCGGCGCGCTGCCGGTCGCGCAGTTCGGGTCGCCGGAGCAGCGCGAGCGCATCCTGCCGGGCGTCGTCGCGGGCGACACGATCCTGACCGCGGCGCTCTCGGAGCCGGGTGCCAACGACCCGTTCTCGCCGGCCGCGGTCGCGTCACGCAGCGGCGACGGCTGGCGCCTCGACGGCCGCAAGCCGTCCGTCCCCGCGGGCCACGTGGCGCGTTGGATGCTCGTCCCCGCGTTGATGGAGGACGAGCCCGGTGCCGTCGGCGTGTTCCTGGTCGACGCGCGCGGGCGCGGGGTCGACGTGACGCCTGCCGTCACGACGAACCGCGAGCGCGTCGCGCACCTGAAGCTGACTGCCGCGCCGGCGGAGATCCTCGGCGGTGACGACGCCCGTGACGGCACGACGGTCCTCGAGTGGGTCGTCGATCGCGCGCTCGTCGGATTGTGTGCGCTGCAGGTCGGCGTCGCGGAGACCGCGGTCCGGATGGCGGCCGAGTACACGTCGAACCGGCACCAGTTCGGCAAGCCGTTGTCGACGTTCCAGGGCGTCGCGCTCAAGGCCGCGGACGCGTACATCGACACCGAGGCGATGCGCGTCACGATGTGGCAGGCCGCGTGGAAGCTGTCCGAGGGGATGGACGCCACCCGCGAGGTGCTCGTCGCGAAGTGGTGGGCGTCCGACGCCGGGCAGCGTGTCGTGCACACGACGCAGCACCTGCACGGCGGGCTCGGCGCGGACGTCGATTACCCGATCCACCGGTACTTCCTCTGGGGCAAGCAGATCGAGGACACGCTCGGCGGCGCGAGCGTCACGCTCGCGCGCCTCGGGCGGACGATCGCGGCGACGGGAGCATGA
- a CDS encoding MaoC family dehydratase, giving the protein MTMTFNATGLRYDDVSVGDELPPLDVELTRSLIVATAIASRDYQDVHHDPGLAQMRGSKDIFMNILSTNGFVGRFVTDWAGPDAVLKKVSIRLGAPNYPGDTMHMTGTVTKKEDGVVEVAVRGANELGDHVSGTVTLTLPRAGGDA; this is encoded by the coding sequence ATGACGATGACGTTCAACGCGACCGGGCTCCGTTACGACGACGTCAGCGTGGGTGACGAGCTGCCGCCGCTGGACGTCGAGCTCACGCGCTCGCTCATCGTCGCGACCGCGATCGCGTCCCGCGACTACCAGGACGTGCACCACGATCCCGGGCTCGCCCAGATGCGCGGCTCGAAGGACATCTTCATGAACATCCTGTCGACGAACGGGTTCGTCGGCCGGTTCGTCACCGACTGGGCCGGCCCGGACGCAGTGCTGAAGAAGGTGTCGATCCGGCTCGGCGCGCCCAACTACCCGGGCGACACGATGCACATGACGGGCACCGTGACCAAGAAGGAGGACGGCGTCGTCGAGGTCGCGGTGCGCGGCGCGAACGAGCTCGGTGACCACGTCTCGGGCACCGTGACGCTGACGCTCCCGCGCGCAGGAGGCGATGCGTGA
- a CDS encoding bifunctional MaoC family dehydratase N-terminal/OB-fold nucleic acid binding domain-containing protein gives MATVAEDEKEAFLAELRSFEGREYGPPERGADPVNQAMIRHWVEAIGDANPVYVDAEAAARSVHGGVIAPPVSLQAWVMRGFRPTAGGSAVQQELMGLLDGAGFTSVVATNCEQEYFQELHLGLHLSTTTTVESVSEEKQTGLGVGHFVTTLVRYTDPDGNLVGTMRFRILKFKPGTGRQAAKPAAERPPRPRPAITQDNAFFFDGAKEHKLLIQRCASCHTLRHPPRPVCPHCGSYEWDTVEASGQATVYSFVVNHYPQVPAFDYPLPVGLFELAEGTRLVADFVGVEPGDIAIGMPVQVEFVAYDDELTLPAFRPAGK, from the coding sequence GTGGCGACGGTCGCCGAGGACGAGAAGGAAGCGTTCCTCGCCGAGCTGAGGTCGTTCGAGGGGCGAGAGTACGGCCCGCCCGAACGGGGCGCGGATCCCGTGAACCAGGCGATGATCCGGCACTGGGTCGAGGCGATCGGTGACGCCAACCCGGTCTACGTCGACGCGGAGGCGGCCGCCCGCTCCGTGCACGGCGGTGTCATCGCGCCGCCGGTCAGCCTGCAGGCGTGGGTGATGCGCGGTTTCCGGCCGACCGCGGGCGGCAGCGCGGTGCAGCAGGAGCTCATGGGCCTGCTCGACGGCGCGGGGTTCACGTCGGTCGTCGCGACGAACTGCGAGCAGGAGTACTTCCAGGAGCTCCACCTCGGCCTGCATCTCTCGACGACGACGACCGTCGAGTCCGTCAGCGAGGAGAAGCAGACCGGTCTCGGCGTGGGGCACTTCGTGACGACGCTCGTTCGCTACACCGACCCCGACGGCAACCTCGTCGGGACGATGCGCTTCCGCATCCTCAAGTTCAAGCCGGGCACGGGCCGGCAGGCGGCGAAGCCGGCCGCCGAGCGTCCGCCGCGACCGCGTCCCGCGATCACCCAGGACAACGCGTTCTTCTTCGACGGCGCGAAGGAGCACAAGCTCCTGATCCAGCGGTGCGCGAGCTGCCACACCCTCCGGCACCCGCCCCGGCCGGTGTGCCCGCACTGCGGCTCGTACGAGTGGGACACCGTCGAGGCGAGCGGACAAGCGACCGTCTACAGCTTCGTCGTCAACCACTACCCGCAGGTGCCCGCGTTCGACTACCCGCTGCCGGTCGGGTTGTTCGAGCTCGCGGAGGGCACGCGCCTCGTCGCCGACTTCGTCGGTGTCGAACCGGGTGACATCGCGATCGGCATGCCGGTGCAGGTCGAGTTCGTCGCGTACGACGACGAGCTCACGCTGCCCGCGTTCAGGCCCGCGGGGAAGTAG